In a genomic window of Pseudomonas oryzihabitans:
- a CDS encoding glucose 1-dehydrogenase produces the protein MSDHPKPPLKPQPQTFPGSEAHMDPRPDSGAETYRGSGRIKGKAALITGADSGIGRAVAIAFAREGADVAIAYLDEHEDARETARLVTEAGRQAVLLPGDLVDRQTCLDVVQKTVEAFGRIDVLVNNAAFQQVRDSLDEIPDEEWVHTFNVNIHAMFRITQAAVKHMPRGGSIINTASINADIAPPTLLAYSATKGAIANFTAGLAQLLGDKGIRANSVAPGPIWTPLIVSTMKPDEPEQFGGSTPLGRPGQPVELAPAYVLLASDEASYISGAMLPVTGGMPVL, from the coding sequence ATGAGCGACCATCCCAAGCCCCCACTGAAACCCCAACCCCAGACCTTCCCCGGTTCGGAAGCGCACATGGACCCACGCCCCGACAGCGGCGCCGAGACCTATCGCGGTTCGGGTCGCATCAAGGGCAAGGCGGCGCTGATCACCGGTGCCGACAGCGGCATCGGTCGCGCCGTGGCCATCGCCTTCGCCCGTGAGGGTGCCGATGTCGCCATCGCCTATCTCGACGAGCATGAGGATGCCCGCGAGACCGCCCGCCTGGTCACCGAGGCCGGACGCCAGGCAGTCCTGCTGCCCGGCGATCTAGTCGACCGCCAGACCTGCCTTGACGTGGTGCAGAAGACCGTCGAAGCCTTTGGCCGTATCGACGTGCTTGTCAATAACGCTGCCTTCCAGCAGGTGCGTGACAGCCTCGACGAGATCCCCGACGAGGAATGGGTGCATACCTTCAACGTGAACATCCATGCGATGTTCCGCATCACCCAGGCGGCGGTGAAGCACATGCCACGCGGCGGCTCCATCATCAATACCGCGTCGATCAACGCCGACATCGCCCCGCCGACCCTGCTGGCCTATTCGGCTACCAAGGGCGCCATCGCCAACTTCACCGCGGGTCTCGCGCAACTGCTCGGCGACAAGGGCATCCGCGCCAACAGCGTGGCCCCTGGGCCGATCTGGACGCCACTGATCGTCAGTACCATGAAGCCCGATGAGCCCGAGCAATTCGGTGGCAGCACCCCACTGGGTCGCCCAGGCCAACCGGTGGAATTGGCCCCGGCCTATGTGCTGCTGGCCTCGGACGAAGCGAGCTACATCTCCGGCGCCATGCTGCCGGTGACGGGCGGGATGCCGGTGCTTTAA
- a CDS encoding SDR family oxidoreductase translates to MTDFPKAPMPEQQQEVPGLQSRMNPLPDCGEQSYKGSGRLTGKKALITGGDSGIGRAVAIAFAREGADVAISYLDEHEDAEDTARLVREAGREALLLPGCLSQREQCLAVVDKTVAAFGRLDVLVNNAAFQMTHETLDEIPDDEWVYTFDVNITAMFRITQAAVKHMGKGGSIINTTSVNSDMPRPTLLAYATTKGAIANFTAGLAQLLGEKGIRANSVAPGPIWTPLIPSTMPPEQVKEFGGNTPLGRPGQPVELAPVYVMLASDESSYTSGARIAVTGGKPIL, encoded by the coding sequence ATGACCGACTTCCCCAAAGCCCCCATGCCCGAACAGCAGCAGGAGGTTCCCGGCCTGCAGTCGCGCATGAATCCGCTGCCGGATTGCGGAGAGCAAAGCTACAAGGGCTCCGGCCGCCTGACCGGCAAGAAGGCGCTGATCACCGGTGGCGACAGTGGTATCGGCCGCGCCGTGGCCATCGCCTTCGCCCGTGAAGGCGCCGATGTCGCCATCAGCTACCTGGACGAGCACGAAGACGCCGAGGACACCGCCCGCCTGGTGCGCGAGGCCGGGCGTGAAGCCCTGCTACTGCCGGGCTGCCTGTCCCAGCGCGAGCAGTGCCTGGCGGTGGTGGACAAGACCGTGGCCGCCTTCGGCCGCCTCGATGTGCTGGTCAATAACGCCGCTTTCCAGATGACTCACGAGACCCTCGACGAGATTCCCGACGACGAGTGGGTCTACACCTTCGATGTGAACATCACCGCCATGTTTCGCATCACCCAGGCGGCGGTGAAGCACATGGGCAAGGGCGGCTCCATCATCAACACCACCTCGGTGAACTCGGACATGCCGCGGCCGACCCTGCTGGCCTATGCCACCACCAAGGGCGCCATCGCCAACTTCACCGCGGGTCTGGCCCAGTTGCTCGGCGAGAAGGGCATCCGTGCCAACAGCGTAGCCCCCGGCCCCATCTGGACCCCGCTGATCCCGTCCACCATGCCGCCCGAGCAGGTCAAGGAATTCGGTGGCAATACCCCGCTCGGCCGCCCCGGCCAGCCGGTGGAACTGGCGCCGGTCTACGTGATGCTGGCCTCGGATGAATCCAGCTACACCTCGGGCGCACGCATCGCCGTCACCGGCGGCAAGCCGATTCTATGA
- a CDS encoding MFS transporter, with amino-acid sequence MANTASPTTGSQAKKATASGWIGSALEYYDFFIYAQAAALIFPQIFFPSTDPKIAIVASLATYGVGYLARPVGAFVLGHWGDTRGRKNVLLLCMFLMGIATMAVGLLPTYHQIGILAPILLVVLRLIQGFAVAGEISGASSMVLEHAPFGRRGYYASFTLQGVQAGQVMAAAVFLPLAYFMPADAFNSWGWRIPFLLSAFVLLAGFIIRREVHETPAFVKEEAKAETAAAPKRTPIGEALSTSWKSMILVALMALMNVIPVVATIFGAAYAVQPAYGIGFDKSVYLWIPVVGNIVAVLVIPYVGNLSDRIGRRPTMIGGALGSGLLAFGYLYAISIHNLPLAFGMSLLMWGVVYQGYNAVFPSFYPEQFQTRYRVSAMAISQNIGTMLTALLPALFALVAPPGTDNIWIVVGGLAFGVTCLSALAAYLSPETYRVPMSELGKPGAQQMDKHAYDTARQDSLKASV; translated from the coding sequence ATGGCCAATACCGCCTCCCCTACGACCGGCTCCCAAGCCAAGAAAGCCACCGCGAGTGGCTGGATCGGCTCGGCACTCGAATATTACGACTTCTTCATCTACGCCCAGGCGGCGGCGCTGATCTTCCCGCAGATCTTCTTCCCTTCCACCGATCCCAAGATCGCCATCGTCGCCTCCCTCGCCACCTACGGCGTGGGCTATCTGGCGCGTCCGGTGGGGGCCTTCGTGCTGGGCCACTGGGGCGACACCCGCGGCCGCAAGAACGTCCTGCTGCTGTGCATGTTCCTCATGGGCATAGCCACCATGGCCGTGGGCCTGCTGCCCACCTACCACCAGATCGGCATCCTCGCCCCCATCCTGCTGGTGGTGCTGCGTCTGATCCAAGGCTTTGCCGTGGCCGGTGAGATTTCCGGTGCCAGCTCCATGGTGCTGGAACACGCGCCCTTCGGCCGGCGGGGCTACTACGCGAGCTTCACCCTGCAGGGTGTGCAAGCCGGTCAGGTGATGGCCGCCGCGGTGTTCCTGCCGCTGGCCTACTTCATGCCCGCCGATGCCTTCAACAGCTGGGGCTGGCGCATTCCCTTCCTGCTCAGCGCCTTCGTCCTGCTGGCTGGTTTCATCATCCGCCGCGAGGTCCACGAGACTCCTGCCTTCGTCAAGGAAGAGGCCAAGGCCGAGACGGCGGCTGCGCCCAAGCGCACCCCCATCGGCGAAGCCCTCAGCACCAGCTGGAAGTCCATGATCCTGGTCGCGCTGATGGCGCTGATGAACGTGATCCCGGTGGTGGCCACCATCTTCGGCGCGGCCTATGCGGTGCAGCCAGCCTATGGCATCGGCTTCGACAAGAGCGTCTACCTGTGGATACCCGTGGTGGGCAACATCGTCGCGGTACTGGTGATCCCCTATGTCGGCAACCTGTCCGACCGTATCGGCCGGCGGCCGACCATGATCGGCGGCGCCCTGGGTTCCGGCCTGCTGGCCTTCGGCTACCTCTATGCCATCAGTATCCACAACCTGCCGCTGGCCTTCGGCATGTCGCTGCTGATGTGGGGCGTGGTCTACCAGGGCTACAACGCGGTCTTCCCGAGCTTCTACCCGGAGCAATTCCAGACCCGCTACCGCGTCTCGGCCATGGCCATCTCCCAGAACATCGGCACCATGCTCACCGCCCTGCTGCCGGCGCTGTTCGCCCTGGTCGCTCCGCCCGGCACCGACAACATCTGGATCGTGGTCGGTGGCCTGGCTTTCGGTGTGACCTGCCTGTCGGCCCTGGCCGCCTACCTGTCGCCGGAAACCTACCGCGTGCCCATGAGCGAACTGGGCAAGCCCGGCGCCCAGCAGATGGACAAGCACGCCTACGACACGGCGCGTCAGGACAGCCTGAAAGCTAGCGTCTGA
- a CDS encoding class I mannose-6-phosphate isomerase: MLGYPLRLSTPLRTHVFGGHEIAERLGKRGLPPGRIAETWEISDVPGSSATVLEGPLAGRSLHEVVEAHPDQLVAPGWQGPWFPLLTKFIDGSGRLPVHLHADDATARRLECQPNGKTEAWHILWAEPGATALVGLKPSQTRDGVRNALLRQDYDAVMRRLPVRAGETFFVPGGTLHSFGPGTLIYEIEQTSDIQQHAMPWRMTDGEPLSHGEWRAGIEALLDELDLDADPRVTPGLRLPLGDGHDRLLCTACQHFALERWRLAGAGAPPLDYGFSSARLLSNVGRPVRLEAPGWSGMLGAAESLLLPADLGEIRLTGPADLLIGYVPDLQQDIQAPLAAAGYGPAVLADLGIEFSS, from the coding sequence ATGCTCGGCTATCCCCTGCGTCTATCCACCCCCTTGCGCACCCATGTGTTCGGCGGCCACGAGATCGCCGAGCGCCTCGGCAAGCGCGGCCTGCCGCCCGGTCGTATCGCCGAGACCTGGGAGATCAGCGATGTGCCGGGCAGCAGCGCCACGGTGCTCGAAGGGCCCCTCGCCGGGCGCAGTCTGCACGAGGTGGTAGAAGCTCATCCCGATCAACTGGTCGCCCCCGGCTGGCAGGGGCCCTGGTTTCCCCTGCTGACCAAATTCATCGACGGTAGCGGTCGCCTGCCGGTGCACCTGCACGCCGACGACGCCACCGCGCGGCGCCTGGAATGCCAACCCAACGGCAAGACCGAAGCCTGGCACATCCTCTGGGCCGAACCGGGCGCCACTGCCCTGGTGGGCCTCAAGCCTAGCCAGACCCGCGACGGCGTGCGCAACGCCCTGCTGCGACAGGACTACGACGCCGTGATGCGCCGCCTGCCGGTACGCGCCGGCGAGACCTTCTTCGTCCCCGGCGGCACCCTGCACAGCTTCGGCCCCGGCACCCTGATCTACGAGATCGAACAGACCTCGGACATCCAGCAGCACGCCATGCCCTGGCGCATGACCGATGGCGAGCCCCTGTCTCATGGTGAATGGCGCGCCGGCATCGAAGCCCTGCTGGACGAGCTGGACCTGGACGCTGATCCGCGAGTCACACCCGGTCTGCGTCTGCCCCTGGGTGACGGTCACGACCGCCTGCTGTGCACCGCTTGCCAGCACTTCGCCCTGGAACGTTGGCGCCTGGCCGGCGCCGGTGCGCCACCGCTGGACTATGGTTTCAGCAGCGCGCGCCTGCTGAGCAACGTCGGCCGGCCGGTGCGCCTGGAGGCGCCCGGCTGGAGCGGCATGCTCGGCGCCGCCGAATCCCTGCTGCTACCGGCCGACCTGGGCGAGATCCGCCTTACCGGCCCGGCCGACCTGTTGATCGGCTACGTGCCCGATCTGCAACAGGACATCCAGGCGCCCCTGGCAGCTGCCGGTTACGGCCCAGCGGTGCTGGCCGACCTGGGCATCGAATTCTCTTCCTGA
- a CDS encoding TIGR00730 family Rossman fold protein, translating into MSLKAVCVFCGAKSGASPVFQEAAAQLGRTLAERGLTLVYGGGKVGLMGVVADAALAAGGEVIGIIPQSLKTAELGHTGCTRLEVVDGMHARKARMAELADAFIALPGGLGTLEELFEVWTWGQLGYHAKPMGLLEVDGFYAQLEGFLDHLVAQGFVAAPHRAMLQVEDSPNALLDALVAWQPTVPPRWAEPAPR; encoded by the coding sequence ATGTCGCTGAAAGCCGTCTGTGTCTTCTGTGGTGCCAAGTCCGGTGCCTCTCCCGTCTTTCAGGAAGCCGCCGCGCAACTTGGTCGCACCCTGGCAGAGCGCGGCCTCACCCTGGTCTATGGCGGGGGCAAGGTCGGCCTGATGGGCGTGGTCGCCGATGCCGCCCTGGCCGCCGGTGGCGAGGTGATCGGCATCATTCCGCAAAGTCTCAAGACCGCCGAACTAGGCCACACCGGCTGCACCCGCCTGGAAGTGGTCGATGGCATGCACGCGCGCAAGGCGCGGATGGCGGAACTGGCCGATGCCTTCATCGCCCTCCCCGGCGGACTGGGTACCCTGGAAGAACTCTTCGAGGTCTGGACCTGGGGCCAGCTCGGCTACCACGCCAAGCCCATGGGCCTGCTGGAGGTCGATGGCTTCTATGCCCAGCTCGAAGGCTTCCTCGATCATCTGGTGGCCCAGGGCTTCGTCGCCGCGCCGCACCGCGCCATGCTGCAGGTAGAAGACTCGCCCAATGCCTTGCTAGACGCCCTCGTTGCCTGGCAGCCCACCGTGCCGCCGCGCTGGGCAGAACCGGCGCCGCGCTAG
- the quiC gene encoding 3-dehydroshikimate dehydratase QuiC, protein MLRSIATVSISGTLTEKLEAIAAAGFDGVEIFENDLLYSGASPREIRQRTQDLGLAITLFQPFRDFEGGRRERLQRNLDRAERKFDLMQELGTDLILVCSNTAADSLGDERLIADDLQLLAERAALRDLRIGYEALAWGRHVNTWQQVWRLVKEVDHPNLGVLLDSFHTLSLGGDPAGIAQIPGDKIFFVQMADAPLLQMDVLEWSRHFRCFPGQGEFDLGGFLAPILQTGYQGPLSLEIFNDGFRAAQTRATAADGLRSLLYLEEQTAARLQREETPVAAPLFAPPQAPRLEGTEFLEFAVDDAHGAELARWLGKLGFAQAGRHRSKNVKLLRQGEINLVLNAEPYSFGHNFFEAHGPSLCAMALRVPDSHAALERAQQYRAQPYRGLVGPNEREIPAVRAPDGSLIYLADRGADGRSLYDTDFDVSAGASGGLGLTHVDHVAIALPADALDSWVLFYKSLFDFSADDEVVVPDPYGLVKSRALKNRQGNVRLALNISESRNTAIARALSSYRGSGVHHIAFACQDIFQAVEQAKAAGVPLLEIPMNYYDDLGARFDFDDDFLSRLAYYNVLYDRDAQGGELFHVYTESFANRFFFEILQRKDYSGYGAANSPVRLAAMLQARQGRPAPAEF, encoded by the coding sequence ATGCTGCGTTCCATCGCTACCGTATCCATCAGTGGCACCCTGACCGAAAAGCTCGAAGCCATCGCCGCGGCGGGCTTCGACGGCGTGGAGATCTTCGAGAACGATCTGCTGTATTCCGGCGCCAGCCCGCGCGAGATTCGCCAGCGCACCCAGGACCTGGGCCTGGCCATCACCCTGTTCCAGCCGTTCCGCGACTTCGAAGGCGGGCGCCGTGAGCGCCTGCAGCGCAACCTCGACCGCGCCGAGCGCAAGTTCGACCTCATGCAGGAACTGGGTACCGACCTCATCCTGGTGTGCAGCAACACCGCCGCCGATAGCCTCGGCGACGAGCGCCTGATCGCCGACGATCTGCAATTGCTGGCCGAACGCGCCGCCCTGCGCGACCTGCGCATCGGCTACGAAGCCCTGGCCTGGGGCCGTCACGTCAACACCTGGCAGCAGGTCTGGCGGCTGGTGAAGGAAGTCGACCATCCCAATCTCGGCGTGCTGCTGGATAGCTTCCACACCCTCTCCCTGGGCGGCGATCCGGCCGGCATCGCCCAGATCCCCGGCGACAAGATCTTCTTCGTGCAGATGGCCGATGCGCCGCTGTTGCAGATGGACGTGCTGGAGTGGAGCCGCCATTTCCGCTGCTTCCCGGGCCAGGGCGAATTCGACCTGGGCGGTTTCCTCGCGCCCATCCTGCAGACCGGCTACCAGGGCCCGCTGTCGCTGGAGATCTTCAACGACGGCTTCCGCGCCGCCCAGACCCGTGCCACCGCCGCCGACGGCCTGAGGTCGCTGCTGTACCTGGAAGAGCAGACCGCCGCCCGCCTGCAACGCGAGGAAACCCCGGTGGCCGCGCCGCTGTTCGCCCCGCCCCAGGCGCCGCGCCTGGAGGGCACCGAGTTCCTCGAGTTCGCCGTGGACGACGCCCATGGCGCCGAGTTGGCGCGTTGGCTGGGCAAGCTGGGTTTCGCCCAGGCCGGGCGCCACCGCTCCAAGAACGTCAAGCTGTTGCGCCAGGGCGAGATCAACCTGGTACTCAACGCCGAACCCTATTCCTTCGGCCATAACTTCTTCGAAGCCCATGGCCCCTCGCTGTGCGCCATGGCGTTGCGGGTGCCGGATAGCCACGCCGCCCTGGAGCGCGCCCAGCAGTACCGGGCGCAGCCCTATCGCGGCCTGGTGGGGCCCAACGAGCGGGAAATCCCGGCGGTACGGGCGCCCGATGGCAGCCTGATCTATCTGGCCGATCGCGGCGCCGACGGTCGCAGTCTCTATGACACCGACTTCGACGTCAGCGCCGGCGCCAGCGGCGGCCTGGGGCTGACCCATGTCGATCACGTGGCCATCGCCCTGCCGGCCGATGCCCTGGACAGCTGGGTGCTGTTCTACAAGAGCCTGTTCGACTTCAGTGCCGACGACGAGGTGGTGGTCCCGGACCCCTATGGCCTGGTCAAGAGCCGCGCCCTGAAGAATCGCCAGGGCAACGTGCGCCTGGCATTGAACATCTCCGAGAGCCGCAACACCGCCATCGCCCGGGCGCTGTCCAGCTATCGTGGCTCCGGGGTGCATCACATCGCCTTCGCCTGCCAGGACATCTTCCAGGCGGTGGAGCAGGCCAAGGCCGCCGGGGTACCCTTGCTGGAGATCCCGATGAACTACTACGACGACCTGGGGGCGCGCTTCGATTTCGATGACGACTTCCTCAGTCGCCTGGCCTATTACAACGTGCTCTACGACCGCGACGCCCAGGGCGGCGAGCTGTTCCACGTCTACACCGAGTCCTTCGCCAATCGGTTCTTCTTCGAGATCCTGCAGCGCAAGGACTACAGTGGTTATGGCGCGGCCAATAGCCCGGTACGCCTGGCGGCCATGCTGCAGGCGCGCCAGGGTCGGCCCGCCCCCGCGGAGTTTTGA
- a CDS encoding TetR family transcriptional regulator, with protein sequence MQDTPALAPTLRTPRKNNPEKTRQTILAAAVAEFADQGLSGARVDAIAERTHTSKRMIYYYFGSKEGLYLAVLEKLYSDVRATEAQLPLDSLAPLEAIRRLTEFTFEHHRSHDDFIRLVSIENIHRGHHLASSATISSLNLSALESIRRILERGEASGEVRAGLDAVDVHLLISAFCFFRVSNRHTFGLIHRVDLDDEDSVRRHKAMIGDAVVGYLKP encoded by the coding sequence ATGCAGGACACCCCGGCGCTTGCGCCCACGCTCCGTACGCCGCGCAAGAACAATCCCGAGAAAACCCGCCAGACCATCCTTGCCGCGGCCGTGGCGGAATTCGCCGACCAGGGCCTGAGTGGCGCGCGCGTGGACGCCATCGCCGAGCGTACCCACACCTCCAAGCGGATGATCTACTACTACTTCGGCAGCAAGGAGGGGCTGTATCTCGCCGTGCTGGAAAAGCTCTACAGCGATGTCCGCGCCACCGAGGCGCAATTGCCACTGGACAGCCTGGCACCGCTGGAAGCCATCCGCCGCCTGACCGAATTCACCTTCGAGCACCATCGCAGCCACGACGATTTCATCCGGCTGGTAAGCATCGAGAACATCCACCGCGGCCATCATCTGGCCAGTTCGGCGACCATCAGCAGCCTGAATCTGTCGGCGCTGGAATCCATCCGCCGCATCCTCGAACGCGGCGAGGCCAGTGGCGAAGTCCGTGCCGGCCTTGATGCCGTGGACGTCCATCTGCTGATCAGTGCCTTCTGCTTCTTCCGCGTTTCCAACCGCCACACCTTCGGTCTCATCCATCGGGTGGATCTGGATGACGAAGACTCGGTACGCCGGCACAAGGCGATGATCGGCGATGCGGTGGTGGGGTATTTGAAGCCCTGA
- the azu gene encoding azurin, whose product MKSKLFAAALFALGSTGAWAADSCTTQIEAGDQMTYSRASIQVPASCKTFTVELIHSGSLPKNVMGHNWVLTRSTDAAAVDAAGMNAGEAKGYLPEGDERIIAHTKMLGGGEKDSVTFDTSALEAGKEYTFFCSFPGHFGSMRGVLQRG is encoded by the coding sequence ATGAAATCTAAGTTGTTCGCTGCGGCGCTGTTCGCACTGGGAAGTACCGGCGCCTGGGCCGCCGACAGCTGTACGACGCAAATCGAAGCCGGCGATCAGATGACCTATAGCCGCGCCTCCATCCAGGTCCCGGCGTCGTGCAAGACCTTTACCGTCGAGTTGATCCACAGCGGCAGCCTGCCCAAGAACGTGATGGGCCATAACTGGGTACTGACCCGCTCCACCGACGCCGCCGCGGTGGACGCCGCCGGCATGAACGCGGGTGAGGCCAAGGGCTACCTGCCCGAAGGCGACGAACGCATCATTGCCCATACCAAGATGTTGGGTGGTGGCGAGAAGGATTCGGTGACCTTCGACACCAGCGCCTTGGAGGCGGGCAAGGAGTACACCTTCTTCTGCTCGTTCCCGGGGCACTTTGGGTCCATGCGGGGGGTGTTGCAGCGGGGGTAG
- a CDS encoding glutathione peroxidase — protein MTTTLMKLPLQSIDGETLTLERYLGKVLLVVNVASKCGLTNQYEGLERIYEAQRERGLEVLGFPANDFKQQEPGSDAEIKEFCTLTYGVQFPLFAKLSVVGEDKHPLYDELTRAQPDATGDGPFRERMLSRGGSPNPKPEVLWNFEKFLIGRNGEVMGRFAPDVTADDPRLVEAIEVELAKG, from the coding sequence ATGACCACGACCCTGATGAAACTGCCGCTGCAATCCATCGACGGCGAAACCCTGACCCTGGAACGCTACCTGGGCAAGGTGCTGCTGGTGGTGAACGTCGCCTCAAAGTGCGGCCTCACCAACCAGTACGAAGGCCTGGAACGCATCTACGAGGCCCAGCGCGAGCGCGGCCTGGAAGTACTCGGCTTTCCCGCTAACGACTTCAAGCAGCAGGAGCCCGGCAGCGACGCCGAGATCAAGGAATTCTGCACCCTCACCTACGGCGTGCAATTCCCGCTGTTCGCCAAGCTCAGCGTGGTGGGCGAAGACAAGCATCCGCTCTACGACGAACTGACCCGCGCCCAGCCCGACGCCACCGGCGACGGCCCGTTCCGTGAGCGCATGTTGAGCCGCGGCGGCAGCCCCAATCCCAAGCCTGAGGTACTGTGGAATTTCGAGAAATTCTTGATTGGGCGCAATGGTGAGGTGATGGGTCGGTTTGCACCTGATGTGACGGCGGATGATCCGCGGTTGGTGGAGGCGATTGAGGTGGAGTTGGCGAAGGGTTGA